From Pseudoalteromonas sp. R3, one genomic window encodes:
- a CDS encoding response regulator: MHKGEVDYGERHPKVLMICDDAHEMVGVCKVISSQVTAFRTQEGTRDAHKVIREGKPPVLIFAMLHVKASIETYNSLAQRGLLGYPHKSILLCENKESGVAFRCCIKGIFNDYFVFKPMYENYRLRMILHNILQQAEDTQQITELKEEHFGRIDNGLKQLIDQAASYRVNTEQSFQQVRESLSEVQEEDEVNAQLLQQLKEKHVLPLLDKLQQQLVKDIQQITKQLNDSHFTLNELADLFNNSHTSAFTSVLEHAGEHKEDANDDLDHDVREHEAPTPHTDYHTHEESHHDHSLSEESAHAFDSKNVPEPVMARDKRIMIVEDNEIYREMISGILREQGFSVDGMENGLAAIKELRKHRYDMIFMDLFMPGLDGYNTTKNVRAIEHCRGIPIVALTSNRNKDLIRKWATLGLGGYIVKPSTKRSILDAVNKLLGTECV, translated from the coding sequence ATGCATAAAGGTGAAGTGGATTACGGAGAGCGACACCCGAAGGTATTGATGATCTGTGATGACGCCCACGAAATGGTTGGCGTCTGTAAAGTGATCAGTTCCCAGGTTACTGCTTTTAGAACGCAAGAGGGAACTCGGGATGCACATAAGGTGATCCGTGAGGGAAAACCTCCTGTGCTTATTTTTGCCATGTTGCATGTAAAAGCCAGTATAGAGACCTATAACTCACTTGCGCAGCGTGGGCTGCTGGGTTATCCCCACAAGAGCATCTTGTTATGCGAAAACAAAGAGTCAGGGGTTGCTTTTCGATGTTGTATTAAAGGTATCTTTAATGATTACTTCGTTTTTAAGCCTATGTACGAAAATTACCGACTCAGGATGATTTTGCATAATATCTTGCAACAGGCTGAGGATACCCAGCAAATCACTGAACTAAAAGAAGAGCACTTTGGTCGTATCGATAACGGACTGAAACAGCTGATTGATCAAGCTGCCAGTTACCGGGTTAATACTGAGCAATCTTTCCAGCAAGTCAGAGAGTCCCTCAGTGAAGTTCAGGAAGAAGATGAAGTAAACGCGCAGTTATTACAACAGCTTAAAGAAAAGCATGTCTTGCCTTTGTTGGATAAGTTGCAACAGCAACTGGTGAAAGATATTCAACAGATCACCAAACAACTCAATGATAGCCACTTTACCCTGAATGAGCTGGCCGATTTGTTTAATAATTCACATACGTCTGCATTTACTTCCGTACTGGAGCACGCAGGTGAGCACAAAGAAGACGCAAACGATGACCTCGATCATGATGTGCGAGAACATGAGGCGCCAACACCGCACACTGATTATCACACTCATGAAGAGTCGCATCATGACCATTCGCTTAGTGAGGAGTCCGCGCACGCCTTTGATAGTAAGAATGTACCTGAGCCTGTCATGGCCAGAGACAAACGGATAATGATAGTAGAGGACAATGAAATCTATCGTGAGATGATTTCAGGAATATTGCGAGAGCAGGGGTTCTCTGTAGACGGTATGGAAAATGGCTTGGCTGCCATTAAGGAGCTGCGCAAACATCGCTATGATATGATATTTATGGACCTCTTTATGCCGGGTCTGGATGGCTACAACACCACTAAAAATGTACGTGCCATAGAGCATTGTCGTGGCATTCCCATTGTCGCACTAACCAGCAACCGGAACAAAGATCTCATTCGAAAATGGGCCACACTTGGACTTGGAGGCTATATTGTTAAGCCTTCCACTAAGCGCAGTATTTTGGACGCTGTAAACAAGTTGCTAGGCACTGAGTGTGTCTGA
- a CDS encoding thiamine pyrophosphate-binding protein, translating to MTQATSTFSVADYFKARLEEIGVEQMFGVAGNYTAALLDTILADQHSPIRISGNANEICAGFAADAYARLKGPSALYVTYSVGAFSLLNTIAGSFVEQVPVILINGAPTNKEDQISKNAGLLYSHTTGYEFVDIHMFRPITVAAERIVNANQAPYQIDSALAALLAQRRPVYFEVSEDVWRAECIKPAQPLALNNPVSITVSEAQQAAKATIELMLSQPKSIFWAGVELQRFGLQDIFLELLEVINRNHTVPEGHIHFVTSALSKSVIAETHPWFEGCVTLTPSEVASLVGDDGVLVGVGAWTTGKDTGNQDIRSSRTVLAAQGGVYVGATYYASATLADYLQCLICEFTALAQQQSANLKGLRMDKPVLKSQSAESQLGYDSFFATLSQWLDEDDVLAVDAGFPLIGAQSVKIPTQDGFVAQAAWLSIGYSVPAGTGIKCAFPDKRAIVVVGDGAFHETCQAVADQHAYGQNTVVFVLANGIYGIEQYLVNPNPFRTPPVDYQDKLLDKVYSYNDLPAWNIANITQAFGGEGRLVTTVSELMAVMEEIRTNPASNYVVEVTIPKEDTPHSITLEANTAVGEDEVANPQWPPANKF from the coding sequence ATGACTCAAGCTACCTCAACCTTTAGTGTTGCCGATTATTTTAAAGCGCGGCTGGAAGAAATTGGTGTTGAGCAAATGTTTGGTGTTGCAGGTAACTACACCGCGGCTTTGCTGGATACCATACTGGCTGATCAGCACTCCCCTATAAGAATTAGTGGCAATGCCAATGAGATTTGTGCGGGTTTTGCGGCAGATGCCTATGCCCGGCTCAAAGGCCCCAGCGCCTTGTATGTCACATACAGTGTTGGTGCATTCAGCCTGTTAAACACCATTGCAGGTTCCTTTGTGGAGCAGGTACCGGTGATCTTGATAAATGGTGCCCCCACTAACAAAGAAGATCAGATCTCAAAAAATGCCGGACTGCTATACTCACACACCACAGGGTATGAGTTTGTCGACATCCACATGTTTCGCCCCATAACGGTCGCAGCGGAGCGTATTGTGAATGCTAACCAGGCGCCCTACCAGATTGATTCGGCACTGGCTGCATTGTTGGCGCAGCGCCGACCGGTTTACTTTGAAGTCAGTGAAGATGTCTGGCGGGCAGAATGTATTAAACCGGCTCAGCCCCTGGCACTTAATAACCCCGTCAGCATTACGGTCAGTGAAGCGCAACAGGCAGCCAAAGCGACTATCGAATTAATGCTTAGTCAGCCAAAAAGTATCTTCTGGGCTGGCGTAGAGCTGCAACGTTTTGGGTTGCAGGATATCTTTTTAGAGTTACTCGAGGTCATAAACCGCAATCATACCGTGCCGGAAGGACATATTCATTTTGTCACCTCCGCATTGAGCAAGTCAGTCATTGCAGAAACCCACCCCTGGTTTGAAGGCTGTGTCACATTGACGCCCTCAGAGGTAGCGTCACTGGTTGGGGACGATGGCGTTTTGGTCGGAGTTGGCGCCTGGACGACAGGTAAGGACACGGGCAATCAGGATATTCGCAGCAGCCGCACCGTCCTTGCCGCACAGGGCGGCGTATACGTTGGCGCAACCTACTATGCGTCAGCCACATTGGCTGACTATCTGCAGTGTCTGATCTGTGAGTTTACAGCGCTGGCACAGCAGCAAAGTGCTAATCTAAAAGGCTTACGTATGGATAAGCCTGTACTTAAGAGTCAATCGGCTGAGTCACAACTTGGCTATGACAGCTTTTTCGCCACCCTGAGCCAATGGCTGGATGAGGATGATGTCCTGGCAGTGGATGCCGGATTCCCACTGATTGGTGCACAAAGCGTTAAAATACCGACTCAGGATGGCTTTGTCGCTCAGGCAGCGTGGCTGTCGATTGGTTATTCGGTCCCTGCTGGCACTGGCATTAAGTGTGCGTTTCCTGATAAACGAGCTATCGTGGTGGTTGGTGATGGTGCCTTTCATGAAACCTGCCAGGCTGTTGCAGACCAGCACGCTTATGGGCAAAACACAGTGGTTTTTGTGTTAGCAAACGGCATCTATGGTATAGAGCAATATCTGGTTAATCCAAATCCATTCAGAACGCCACCCGTCGACTATCAGGACAAGTTACTCGACAAGGTCTATAGCTACAATGACCTACCTGCCTGGAACATAGCTAATATTACCCAGGCATTTGGCGGAGAGGGGCGTCTGGTTACCACAGTGAGCGAGTTAATGGCGGTCATGGAGGAGATAAGAACGAACCCGGCCAGTAACTATGTCGTTGAAGTGACTATTCCCAAAGAAGATACTCCTCACTCTATTACCCTAGAAGCAAACACCGCCGTTGGTGAAGACGAAGTCGCCAACCCACAATGGCCGCCGGCTAATAAATTCTAA
- a CDS encoding PAS domain-containing hybrid sensor histidine kinase/response regulator codes for MDIHLLDLPILTVNDQWQVLDCNQAASKLLNLTGNAYAHQHFFDFCQLIDTGEQSNLFLNQAPGSSAQALLACGARLNLVISDNLTSETCLILNPVTHSHQSYLNELAELALQCGDIGVWQVSADFEQPYFSRTFCELLHCHTLSSWHDFINLIYEDDKPLALSFIEEHIQSNVRLKFEFRVMLDSVPHWFELSGDQRRNSDAQLSLFGILRECTQEKQMLIHLNNAHESRRIALEAGKVGTWRVSKQNTHWHWDWDPQTSTIFDLAAQDTGSYEKWLERIHPQDRERVSNGLKEALETGEDFEHVFRAVLPNKDELHIFAKGVVTDDGYGNHCRLDGVCVDQSEVYRAYLKLSQLNAELETRVKSRTSDLKCAVTKAEQASRAKSDFLAMISHELRTPMNAIIGSLELLSLQKHNPEEMELLETASVSAKNLVDILNDILDINKIEAGKLELEFREFDISKTLHNVLLTFASNAEKRRVNLKVIESEQLPTMLYCDENRIRQVLFNLLSNAIKFSGPPAKASGNVVIEVDWQVQSHSQGELSILVKDNGIGIDDKTQKKLFHPFTQADKSTTRVYGGTGLGLAISRKIVDLMGGRIGLKSKLDRGSIFRVCIPLHRFSHHTAPSLFKHIYLIPTHSAQLHPHLLSVLNTLTDELHQIELNQLPSSSDSGTLVCCCVESDRDLTDLKEYKEILTEHKVLICHQTGVTEKLRAILPDAAPLNVGLATRYGITRQAMHLLAHTTDKAASIAHTDQHPTDKSQTEGKAQANVAGLRPGILLVEDNTFNQNLMVKQLAKLGYTCTLAENGEQGYESWKQDEYKLILTDCHMPVVDGYEMAKRIRQTEKQLARKAIPIVAVTGAAVKNELENCHLYGINDCIGKPVQLERFKSVIEKWYGK; via the coding sequence ATGGATATCCATCTATTGGATCTTCCAATACTGACCGTAAACGATCAATGGCAGGTGCTGGATTGCAATCAGGCCGCGAGCAAACTGCTTAACTTGACTGGCAACGCCTACGCACATCAGCACTTTTTTGATTTCTGTCAGCTCATAGACACAGGGGAACAAAGCAACCTATTTTTAAATCAGGCGCCAGGTAGCTCTGCACAGGCTCTGTTAGCTTGCGGAGCGCGGCTTAATCTGGTCATCAGTGATAATCTGACCTCAGAAACCTGTTTAATACTCAATCCTGTTACACACTCACACCAGTCATACCTGAATGAGCTGGCCGAGTTGGCACTTCAATGCGGTGACATTGGAGTGTGGCAAGTCAGCGCTGACTTCGAACAGCCCTACTTTTCGCGCACTTTTTGTGAGCTTCTGCACTGCCATACCTTATCCAGTTGGCATGATTTCATCAATCTGATTTACGAAGACGACAAGCCACTGGCGCTGAGCTTCATTGAGGAACATATACAGTCCAATGTACGACTGAAGTTTGAATTCAGAGTGATGCTCGATTCAGTGCCTCACTGGTTTGAGCTCAGTGGCGACCAGCGCCGAAATAGTGACGCCCAGCTGAGTTTATTTGGTATTTTGCGTGAATGTACACAAGAGAAACAAATGCTGATCCACCTTAACAACGCGCATGAAAGTCGCCGCATTGCATTGGAAGCCGGTAAAGTCGGTACCTGGCGTGTCAGCAAACAAAACACCCACTGGCACTGGGACTGGGATCCTCAAACCAGTACTATCTTTGACTTGGCAGCCCAGGATACAGGAAGTTATGAAAAGTGGCTGGAGCGGATCCATCCACAAGACAGAGAGAGGGTTTCAAATGGGCTAAAAGAAGCACTAGAAACGGGCGAAGATTTCGAACATGTGTTTCGCGCCGTGCTGCCCAATAAGGATGAATTACATATTTTTGCCAAAGGAGTTGTCACGGATGACGGCTACGGTAATCACTGTCGCCTTGACGGTGTATGTGTCGATCAATCAGAGGTTTATCGCGCTTATTTGAAATTATCCCAACTGAATGCAGAGTTAGAAACACGTGTTAAAAGCCGTACATCTGATCTGAAATGCGCTGTCACTAAGGCGGAACAAGCCAGTCGTGCCAAATCCGATTTCCTGGCCATGATTAGTCATGAGCTAAGAACCCCAATGAATGCCATCATAGGTTCGCTCGAATTACTCTCGTTACAAAAGCACAACCCGGAAGAGATGGAATTGCTTGAAACGGCTTCTGTCTCGGCTAAGAATCTGGTTGATATTCTCAATGATATTCTGGATATCAATAAGATTGAGGCCGGTAAGTTAGAGCTGGAGTTCAGGGAGTTCGATATCTCGAAAACATTACATAATGTGCTACTGACATTTGCATCTAATGCGGAGAAACGCCGTGTTAATCTAAAAGTCATTGAGTCGGAACAGCTACCAACGATGCTCTATTGTGACGAAAATCGTATTCGTCAGGTGCTGTTCAACCTGCTAAGTAACGCTATCAAATTCAGTGGTCCACCAGCCAAAGCCAGCGGTAACGTGGTGATCGAAGTGGACTGGCAAGTACAAAGTCATAGCCAGGGAGAGCTCAGTATTCTGGTGAAAGACAATGGGATAGGTATCGACGACAAGACCCAGAAAAAGCTTTTTCACCCTTTTACCCAGGCAGATAAGTCTACCACCCGGGTATATGGCGGAACGGGTTTGGGACTTGCCATTTCAAGAAAAATTGTTGACCTGATGGGGGGACGTATCGGGCTGAAAAGTAAACTGGATCGTGGCAGCATATTTCGCGTGTGTATTCCGTTACATAGATTTTCACATCACACTGCACCGTCATTGTTTAAACATATTTATCTGATCCCAACCCACAGTGCACAATTGCACCCACATCTGCTATCGGTACTAAACACCCTCACCGATGAATTGCATCAGATAGAGTTAAACCAGCTGCCCTCCTCCTCCGACTCCGGCACTTTAGTGTGCTGCTGTGTAGAGTCAGATCGGGACTTGACTGATTTAAAAGAGTATAAAGAGATACTCACTGAGCATAAGGTGCTCATATGTCATCAAACCGGAGTAACAGAGAAGTTAAGAGCAATCCTTCCGGATGCAGCTCCGCTGAATGTTGGCCTGGCAACACGCTATGGTATTACCCGACAAGCTATGCACTTACTGGCTCACACCACAGACAAGGCGGCCAGTATTGCCCACACAGATCAACACCCTACGGATAAAAGCCAAACGGAAGGCAAGGCACAAGCCAATGTAGCAGGGTTACGCCCCGGCATTTTATTGGTTGAAGATAACACCTTTAATCAGAACCTGATGGTTAAACAGCTCGCGAAACTGGGATACACCTGTACGCTGGCAGAAAATGGTGAACAAGGATATGAAAGTTGGAAACAGGATGAATACAAACTCATACTAACCGATTGCCACATGCCCGTTGTGGATGGCTACGAAATGGCCAAACGTATCCGCCAGACTGAAAAGCAGCTGGCACGCAAAGCCATTCCGATAGTGGCAGTCACAGGAGCCGCGGTTAAAAATGAGCTGGAAAACTGCCACCTTTATGGCATCAATGATTGTATCGGCAAGCCAGTTCAACTCGAGCGTTTCAAATCAGTGATAGAGAAATGGTATGGCAAGTGA
- a CDS encoding FAD-dependent L-amino acid oxidase, whose protein sequence is MTHYSFGNEIDDKSLPNHLEVAIVGAGMAGLYSAWRLQNESNCEKLAIFERSNRTGGRLDSDLIQFKNQHSNTPPTITVKEEQGGMRFLFDGMDDLMALFLNLDLQDQIVPFPMNSGGDNRLFFRGKSFSVNTAAQDNYKIWSELYNLAPSEQGVNPKDIVNVVFNRILQANPQFKARPEVRGPEFWQAFRLECQWQGKTLNEWTLWDLYTAMGYSQECINMLYRVLGFNGTFLSQMNAGVAYQLLEDFPAGVQFKTFKDGFSTLPNALVDKIGTDNIHLQTSIEEISYLEADNRYELHYLHTDENGRSHKGKVTADKVILALPRLALEKLFVRSNAFNTLDKERSEQLWNTLQTTSNQPLLKINLYYDNAWWGRGTTGRPAVEFGPNFADLPTGSVYPFYAVNEELVAALMYQERKTDPSDSTQAKLDHISNEKYERPAALTIYCDYLNINFWSALQNIGETYHHPHQDQYVTDIPGDIYPASTAVVEQATRFFKDIFNTHYVPEPILTSARIWQGGVRFDVPPSQQFGFGVHQWAVGADDKKVMEELTEPLPNLFTCGEAFSDYQGWVEGALRSTDLALTKGFGLQPLSEVYEQTTHISSSEAIKVAYEENASKLINQYIEPNFSTGSAPIEKQSEVENVLGVNLSYFDRK, encoded by the coding sequence ATGACGCATTATTCTTTTGGCAATGAAATCGATGATAAAAGCCTCCCAAATCACCTTGAGGTCGCCATTGTCGGGGCCGGTATGGCCGGGCTATACAGTGCGTGGCGCCTGCAAAATGAATCAAACTGTGAAAAGCTCGCCATCTTTGAGCGCTCCAATCGTACCGGCGGCCGGCTTGACTCGGATTTAATTCAATTCAAAAATCAGCATAGTAATACTCCACCCACTATCACGGTAAAAGAAGAGCAAGGGGGGATGCGCTTTTTATTTGACGGCATGGACGATTTAATGGCGCTGTTTCTGAATCTCGATCTGCAGGATCAGATAGTCCCTTTCCCGATGAACAGTGGTGGTGATAATCGCCTGTTTTTCCGTGGCAAAAGCTTCAGCGTGAATACCGCTGCACAAGACAATTACAAGATTTGGTCGGAACTATACAATCTGGCCCCATCTGAGCAAGGGGTTAACCCAAAAGACATTGTCAATGTTGTGTTCAATCGGATATTGCAGGCCAATCCGCAATTTAAGGCACGTCCCGAAGTCAGAGGCCCTGAGTTCTGGCAAGCGTTCCGTCTCGAATGTCAGTGGCAAGGTAAAACACTCAATGAGTGGACCCTGTGGGATCTTTACACAGCTATGGGTTACTCTCAGGAATGTATTAATATGCTGTATCGGGTACTTGGCTTTAATGGCACTTTTTTATCTCAAATGAATGCGGGGGTAGCCTATCAATTGTTGGAAGATTTCCCGGCTGGCGTACAATTTAAAACGTTCAAAGACGGATTCAGTACCCTACCAAATGCGCTTGTGGACAAAATAGGCACGGACAACATTCACCTGCAAACCAGTATTGAGGAAATTTCTTATCTTGAGGCGGACAACCGCTACGAACTGCACTATCTGCACACCGATGAAAACGGGCGTAGTCATAAGGGTAAAGTCACAGCCGACAAAGTCATTTTAGCGCTTCCTCGCCTGGCACTGGAAAAACTTTTTGTTCGCTCTAATGCGTTTAATACTCTGGATAAGGAGCGTTCAGAACAACTGTGGAATACCCTGCAAACCACCTCGAACCAGCCGCTGCTGAAGATTAATCTCTATTACGACAATGCCTGGTGGGGACGCGGCACAACAGGCCGCCCGGCGGTTGAGTTTGGCCCGAACTTTGCGGATCTGCCCACCGGCTCTGTTTACCCCTTTTATGCAGTCAACGAGGAGCTGGTCGCGGCCCTGATGTATCAGGAGCGCAAAACCGACCCAAGTGATAGCACGCAAGCCAAGCTGGATCATATTAGCAATGAAAAATATGAGCGCCCTGCAGCCCTGACTATCTATTGCGACTATCTGAACATTAACTTCTGGAGTGCACTGCAAAACATTGGTGAAACCTATCATCACCCACACCAGGATCAGTATGTCACCGATATCCCGGGTGATATCTACCCGGCCTCAACGGCCGTGGTCGAGCAAGCCACCCGCTTTTTCAAAGATATTTTCAACACACACTATGTACCGGAGCCAATTCTGACCAGCGCCCGAATTTGGCAAGGCGGTGTCCGCTTTGATGTACCACCCAGCCAGCAATTTGGTTTCGGAGTGCACCAGTGGGCAGTGGGTGCCGATGATAAAAAAGTAATGGAAGAACTGACTGAGCCTCTGCCTAACCTATTTACCTGCGGTGAAGCTTTTTCTGATTACCAGGGATGGGTCGAAGGCGCATTGCGCTCGACCGATCTGGCGCTCACAAAAGGGTTTGGGCTACAGCCATTGAGCGAGGTCTACGAGCAAACAACACATATTAGTTCGTCAGAAGCCATTAAAGTCGCCTATGAGGAAAATGCCAGCAAGCTGATCAACCAGTACATCGAGCCTAACTTCTCAACGGGTAGCGCACCTATCGAGAAACAGTCGGAAGTTGAAAACGTTCTGGGTGTTAACCTCAGTTACTTTGACCGTAAGTAG
- a CDS encoding Hpt domain-containing protein, whose amino-acid sequence MASDYTQLARLNAQTLVDLIGEDMDTITRFQRDFVTQAEASCKLFLSAYSNTAYAELKEHAHFLKTSARAIGAERCSEYLAELEDAALSCNRQDCRSVLINIAREIKALNALINHGE is encoded by the coding sequence ATGGCAAGTGATTACACACAATTGGCAAGACTAAATGCACAAACCCTCGTAGATTTAATTGGCGAAGACATGGACACCATTACGCGGTTTCAACGTGACTTTGTGACTCAGGCAGAAGCCAGTTGTAAACTATTTTTAAGCGCTTATAGTAATACGGCTTATGCTGAACTTAAAGAGCATGCCCACTTTTTAAAAACATCAGCCCGGGCAATTGGCGCTGAACGCTGCAGCGAATATCTGGCTGAGTTAGAAGACGCAGCCTTATCCTGTAACCGTCAAGACTGCCGTTCAGTGCTTATCAACATAGCCCGAGAGATCAAAGCACTTAACGCGCTTATCAATCACGGCGAATAA
- a CDS encoding proteasome subunit alpha codes for MLLTTIAYHHNSRTICTDSLTSTNQTVVSWTTRKCQRVEDGYVFASGNCTEIHHLIDQWRDNQFGDITCSFFFVEDAGRIFFGEIRHGQRFLEPLSLNWAIGSGATWAIAAMDFGRSAFEAVEYACLRDKSSGGSVMTYRHNERAFWLCTPLHADAAMRVN; via the coding sequence GTGCTTTTGACTACTATTGCTTATCATCACAATTCCAGAACTATCTGTACAGATAGTCTGACCTCGACTAACCAGACTGTTGTGTCCTGGACAACGCGCAAATGCCAGCGCGTCGAGGACGGATATGTGTTTGCTTCTGGTAACTGTACCGAAATTCATCATCTGATAGACCAATGGCGTGATAACCAATTTGGCGACATCACTTGTTCATTCTTTTTTGTGGAAGACGCAGGCCGTATATTCTTTGGTGAAATTCGCCATGGTCAACGCTTTTTAGAACCGTTGTCGCTAAACTGGGCCATTGGTAGTGGCGCGACTTGGGCGATTGCTGCGATGGACTTCGGTCGTTCCGCATTTGAGGCTGTTGAGTATGCGTGTCTGAGGGACAAATCCAGTGGTGGATCTGTCATGACCTACAGACACAATGAAAGGGCGTTTTGGCTGTGTACACCGTTGCACGCAGATGCCGCTATGAGAGTGAATTGA
- a CDS encoding MATE family efflux transporter — MKDLTQGKILTHLIAMAVPMAVGMFIQTLYFLVDLYFVGALGAHALAGVSNAGSVFFFIMALTQILNIGCGTLVAHAVGSKDRVQANTLFHQSMLIAAFCSVLLVVLGYAFGHVFFEFMTPDAMTRQAAVDYFHWFLPALILQFGLTVMAAALRGAGVVKPVMLISVVAVILNIILSPVLISGWGSPIALGVSGAGLASSLSAIFAMVMTVWYFVRKVDYLTMPTKALVPERQVMLKVINLGLPSGGEFLLTFMYMSVIYWALSQFAASAQAGFGLGVRIMQVLFLPVMAVAFAAPAIAAQNYAAGKYDRVKETYRYTNLLTCMLMAILTLVCLANSSWFFCAFQ; from the coding sequence ATGAAGGACCTTACTCAGGGAAAAATCCTCACTCATCTTATTGCAATGGCTGTTCCAATGGCGGTTGGGATGTTTATCCAGACCTTGTATTTTCTGGTCGATCTGTATTTTGTTGGTGCACTAGGAGCGCATGCTCTGGCCGGGGTCAGTAACGCGGGTAGTGTTTTCTTTTTTATTATGGCATTGACTCAGATCCTGAATATCGGTTGTGGTACTTTGGTCGCCCATGCCGTTGGCAGTAAAGACCGTGTGCAGGCCAATACATTATTTCATCAAAGTATGCTGATTGCTGCCTTTTGTTCTGTTCTGTTGGTTGTACTGGGTTATGCGTTTGGTCATGTTTTCTTTGAATTTATGACGCCAGATGCAATGACTCGTCAAGCCGCAGTGGACTACTTTCACTGGTTTTTGCCTGCACTAATCTTGCAGTTTGGACTGACCGTCATGGCCGCAGCGCTGCGTGGAGCCGGCGTTGTTAAACCTGTCATGTTGATTTCGGTTGTGGCAGTGATCCTGAATATCATACTATCGCCGGTTTTGATCTCTGGATGGGGAAGTCCAATTGCGCTCGGTGTATCAGGCGCGGGTCTTGCCAGCTCTTTGTCCGCAATCTTCGCCATGGTAATGACGGTATGGTATTTTGTTCGTAAAGTGGACTATCTGACCATGCCTACAAAGGCGCTGGTGCCTGAACGCCAAGTTATGCTGAAAGTGATTAATTTGGGCTTACCATCAGGTGGAGAGTTTTTACTTACATTTATGTACATGTCGGTAATTTACTGGGCGCTCAGTCAGTTTGCCGCGAGTGCTCAGGCAGGGTTTGGGTTAGGTGTTAGGATCATGCAAGTGCTTTTTCTACCCGTTATGGCAGTCGCGTTTGCTGCTCCTGCGATTGCGGCTCAAAACTATGCTGCGGGTAAATATGATAGGGTGAAAGAAACCTACCGATATACTAATTTACTCACTTGTATGCTGATGGCTATTTTGACCTTGGTATGTTTGGCAAATTCAAGCTGGTTTTTTTGCGCCTTTCAGTGA
- a CDS encoding DMT family transporter, with protein sequence MPVQASYILVIMIWSTTPLGIVISSAGMSPTLSVFLRMAIALMLCFFIILIGRYRVPVSRRAWTLYCYSGIGIFGGMLLSYLAAQTVPSGVISLVFGLAPVLSGLFAQHLLREARFSAIKWLALALSFVGLYLVVMSQITELDLAPRGLIYVLGAVTCFSLSGVMVKRVRLVIHPLATTFGSLLLVTPMFGLVWWVSDGQLKMQSWQQSSVLATVYLGVFGSLIGFIAYFHVLQKLKASTVALTTLITPGFAMLLGAWINNEKITLTLLTGASIIMVSLAVFQFGETGMSVVANRMKRRLL encoded by the coding sequence ATGCCAGTCCAGGCATCTTACATTTTGGTCATCATGATATGGTCTACCACCCCTTTGGGGATTGTTATCAGCAGTGCGGGTATGTCGCCGACATTGAGTGTGTTTTTGCGTATGGCCATTGCACTGATGCTGTGCTTTTTTATCATACTGATTGGCCGTTACCGGGTTCCTGTGTCCCGTCGGGCCTGGACCTTATATTGCTACTCCGGTATAGGGATTTTTGGTGGTATGTTGCTCAGTTACCTGGCCGCTCAGACGGTGCCTTCTGGGGTGATATCTCTGGTATTTGGTCTGGCGCCTGTGTTGTCGGGCCTGTTTGCTCAGCATTTGTTGCGCGAGGCTCGCTTTAGTGCAATCAAATGGTTGGCTCTGGCCTTGTCCTTTGTGGGTTTGTATTTGGTTGTTATGTCACAAATCACAGAGCTGGATCTTGCACCACGTGGGTTGATTTATGTACTGGGCGCTGTGACCTGCTTTAGCCTCAGCGGTGTGATGGTCAAGCGTGTTCGTTTGGTTATCCACCCGTTAGCCACCACCTTTGGCTCACTCTTGCTGGTGACACCAATGTTTGGTTTGGTGTGGTGGGTGAGTGATGGACAACTCAAGATGCAAAGCTGGCAGCAAAGCTCTGTGTTGGCTACGGTGTACTTAGGTGTATTCGGCTCTTTGATCGGGTTTATCGCTTATTTCCATGTGTTACAAAAGCTCAAAGCGAGTACGGTTGCTTTAACGACCCTGATCACGCCAGGGTTTGCTATGCTGCTGGGAGCCTGGATCAACAATGAAAAGATCACGCTGACACTACTGACTGGCGCATCTATTATTATGGTGAGTCTTGCCGTTTTCCAGTTCGGTGAAACTGGCATGTCAGTTGTGGCAAACAGGATGAAAAGACGATTGTTATAA